From the Lolium rigidum isolate FL_2022 chromosome 2, APGP_CSIRO_Lrig_0.1, whole genome shotgun sequence genome, one window contains:
- the LOC124690085 gene encoding probable F-box protein At2g36090 has product MPTTTVEDLPADVLACALRRLDGPSLAAASCATAGLRALAADPDTWRALCLAQWPSLETQQHSILGSAAVSPQRLFADAFPFPSDDAAPLAASDQCLPSELISAVDVYHKGAPIFSRAVETSTSSSWFLTSPFRVDAVDCKSPAPAASISPAELELSWIVVDPRSGRAVNVSSRRAVAVDRHWYTGETLVRFAVVLGGCKFEATVTCSEEAGCLREVSLTVEDADGAAASGECSLRLLAAAMAGPRKGGEKEGEEAKRRYDEFVRSKRGRKESKARREVLVDLCCSAVSAVAVISFLASVVLR; this is encoded by the coding sequence ATGCCGACGACCACCGTGGAGGACCTGCCCGCCGACGTGCTGGCCTGCGCGCTGCGCCGCCTCGACGGCCCGTCTCTGGCCGCCGCGAGCTGCGCCACGGCCGGCCTCCGCGCCCTCGCCGCGGACCCGGATACATGGCGCGCGCTCTGCCTCGCGCAGTGGCCGTCCCTTGAAACCCAGCAGCACAGCATCCTCGGCTCTGCCGCCGTCTCTCCGCAGCGCCTCTTCGCGGACGCCTTCCCGTTCCCGTCGGACGACGCTGCCCCCCTTGCCGCCTCCGATCAGTGCCTGCCCAGCGAGCTGATCTCCGCGGTGGACGTCTACCACAAGGGAGCGCCCATCTTCTCCCGGGCCGTGGAGACCTCCACGTCGTCCTCGTGGTTCCTCACGTCGCCCTTCCGCGTGGACGCCGTGGACTGCAAGAGCCCGGCGCCGGCCGCCTCGATCTCCCCTGCAGAGCTGGAGCTGAGCTGGATCGTGGTCGACCCGCGCAGCGGCCGCGCGGTTAACGTGTCGAGCCGGCGGGCGGTGGCCGTGGACAGGCACTGGTACACGGGCGAGACGCTGGTGCGGTTCGCGGTGGTGCTCGGCGGGTGCAAGTTCGAGGCCACCGTCACCTGCTCGGAGGAGGCCGGGTGCCTCAGGGAGGTCAGCCTCACCGTCGAGGACGccgacggcgcggcggcgagcGGTGAATGCAGTCTAAGGCTTCttgcggcggcgatggccgggccAAGGAAGGGAGGGGAgaaggaaggagaggaggccaagaGGAGGTACGACGAGTTCGTGAGGAGCAAGAGAGGGAGGAAGGAGTCCAAGGCCAGGCGGGAGGTGCTCGTCGACTTGTGCTGCTCCGCCGTCAGCGCCGTCGCCGTGATCAGCTTCCTCGCCTCCGTCGTGCTACGTTAG